A region of Diadema setosum chromosome 15, eeDiaSeto1, whole genome shotgun sequence DNA encodes the following proteins:
- the LOC140238781 gene encoding uncharacterized protein produces the protein MRSLGLNPTESEVQEIVNEVDINGNGKIDFSEFLMVMTKKMEEETDVEEIREAFRVFDKFGQGYIENSVLHHVLVSLGIDKDEVAEFVNDADIDGDGKIEYEEFVQVMTLE, from the exons ATGAGATCACTGGGACTCAACCCTACGGAGAGCGAAGTGCAGGAGATCGTCAATGAAGTCGACATAAATG GAAACGGGAAGATCGACTTCTCGGAGTTTCTAATGGTGATGACGAAGAAGATGGAGGAAGAAACCGACGTGGAGGAGATTCGGGAAGCCTTCAGGGTGTTCGACAAGTTTGGACAAGGATATATCGA AAATTCGGTTCTCCATCATGTGCTCGTCAGCCTGGGAATCGACAAGGACGAGGTGGCGGAGTTCGTGAATGACGCCGACATCGACGGCGACGGTAAAATCGAGTACGAAG AATTCGTGCAAGTCATGACGCTCGAATGA